A portion of the Cryptomeria japonica chromosome 5, Sugi_1.0, whole genome shotgun sequence genome contains these proteins:
- the LOC131054711 gene encoding embryo-specific protein ATS3A — MPSGAMAWRLQSIRFLLINLALLACICATAEGECSYILEVKTSKKTLIHFDPGTKDHVRVRFGDKSQREVIHDHLSDPFEGNKKHPFKANKVAKFNISGNCLESDVCYLYFKVEGTDKWKPKHAVVDDGEMNYKFWLKDRYMPEKSWDGRNHCKAQEQLASSASEDEMYEKTESTKIKPCKSPAGKKKAGFKSC, encoded by the exons ATGCCCAGTGGAGCTATGGCATGGAGACTTCAATCCATTCGTTTTCTTCTCATTAATTTGGCTCTACTGGCCTGCATCTGTGCCACTGCAGAG GGAGAATGCTCATATATACTAGAGGTAAAGACTTCGAAGAAGACCCTAATTCATTTTGATccaggtaccaaagaccatgtccgcgtgagatttggagacaaaagCCAAAGGGAGGTGATCCATGATCATCTGAGTGATCCCTTTGAAGGAAACAAAAAACACCCATTCAAGGCAAACAAAGTTGCTAAGTTTAATATAAGTGGCAACTGTCTAGAAAGTGATGTGTGTTATCTCTATTTCAAAGTAGAGGGAACAGATAAGTGGAAACCTAAGCATGCTGTAGTAGATGATGGAGAAATGAATTATAAATTTTGGTTGAAGGACAGATACATGCCTGAGAAATCCTGGGATGGAAGGAATCATTGCAAAGCTCAGGAGCAGTTAGCTTCTTCTGCCTCAGAAGATGAAATGTATGAAAAGACCGAGAGTACTAAAATCAAGCCTTGTAAGAGCCCAGCTGGAAAGAAAAAGGCTGGCTTTAAATCATGCTGA